The Myxocyprinus asiaticus isolate MX2 ecotype Aquarium Trade chromosome 31, UBuf_Myxa_2, whole genome shotgun sequence genome has a segment encoding these proteins:
- the LOC127422580 gene encoding diacylglycerol kinase delta-like isoform X4, whose translation MEEWIAALKSVQNREHFESTQFSMDHFSGMHNWYACSHARPTYCNVCREALSGVTSHGLSCEVCKFKAHKRCAVRATNNCKWTTLASIGKDILEDEDGISMPHQWLEGNLPVSAKCTVCDKTCGSVLRLHDWRCLWCKAMVHAGCKDQLSLKCPLGQCKVSVIPPTALNSIDSDGFWKATCPPTCTSPLLVFVNSKSGDNQGVKFLRRFKQLLNPAQVFDLMNGGPHLGLRLFQKFDTFRILVCGGDGSVGWVLSEIDTLTLHKQCQLGVLPLGTGNDLARVLGWGSACDDDTQLPQILEKLERASTKMLDRWSIMVYETKFPRQHSSSTVTEDCSEDSEVQHILTYEDSVAAHLSKILTSDQHSVVISSAKVLCETVKDFVARVGRAYEKNTESSEESDAMAKKCGVLKEKLDSLLKTLNEEAQATSVMPAPPPTIAEEQDEGEGEVLAPPTAPPTVIPCSPRPTAAIFKPREQLMLRANSLKKAIRQIIEHTEKAVDEQNAQTEEVFASLPAEEEDEDDEADKLSLQSSYSNRARPSRRASKTPCEKLICKGSLSIGSSASLPAQTGSRENMPMLNTKILYPSLRAGVSGSFSGSVISRLLVNADPFNYDPENLDLYTEKCVMNNYFGIGLDAKISLDFNNKRDEHPEKCRSRTKNMMWYGVLGTKELLHRTYKNLEQRVLLECDGRPIPLPSLQGIAVLNIPSYAGGTNFWGGTKEDDTFTAPSFDDKILEVVAVFGSMQMAVSRVINLQHHRIAQCRMVKITILGDEGVPVQVDGEAWIQPPGYIRIIHKNRTQTLTRDRAFENTLKSWEDKQRGEIPRLVSQHASQPEVVSEEETAQISLFGQAAGALIHSIREVAQSHPTIEQELAHAVNASSKAMDLVYANSKSSGGLTCNVVMDMVSNVTALHSETELLLSGKMCLQLDPPQRDQLIGALGSVTQQLCTLTDISWLSQLIDPADEEEEGQMSDFSKRSRSAKFRLVPKFKKDKNNKNKETCAALNMPVYTWGVDKVAVWLEMLCLSEYKEIFIRHDVRGPELLQLERRDLKDLGVTKVGHMKRILQGIRDLSRNSTVSEA comes from the exons ATGGAGGAATGGATCGCAGCACTGAAGAGTGTTCAGAACAGAGAACACTTTgag TCCACTCAGTTCAGTATGGATCACTTTTCGGGGATGCATAACTGGTACGCCTGCTCACACGCTCGCCCCACGTACTGTAACGTCTGCCGGGAGGCACTGTCAGGGGTCACCTCTCACGGACTGTCCTGTGAAG TGTGTAAATTTAAGGCTCACAAGCGCTGTGCGGTCAGAGCCACGAATAACTGCAAGTGGACGACACTGGCCTCAATCGGCAAAGACATACTGGAGGATGAAGATGGG ATCTCGATGCCTCATCAGTGGTTGGAGGGAAATCTGCCCGTCAGTGCAAAGTGTACGGTGTGCGATAAAACCTGTGGCAGTGTACTGAGACTCCACGACTGGCGATGTTTATGGTGCAAAGCCAtg GTGCATGCTGGGTGTAAAGATCAGCTCTCTCTGAAGTGTCCATTGGGTCAGTGTAAAGTGTCTGTGATTCCACCCACCGCTCTCAACAGCATTGACTCCGACG ggtTCTGGAAGGCGACATGTCCCCCAACCTGCACGAGCCCGTTGTTGGTGTTTGTCAACAGTAAAAGCGGAGATAATCAGGGCGTGAAGTTTTTACGACGATTTAAACAGCTGTTGAACCCTGCACAAGTGTTTGACTTAATGAACGGAGGACCTCACCTGgg tTTACGTCTGTTTCAGAAGTTTGATACGTTTCGTATTCTGGTGTGTGGAGGTGACGGCAGTGTTGGTTGGGTTTTATCAGAGATCGACACTCTGACGCTACACAAACAG TGCCAGTTGGGCGTATTGCCACTGGGAACTGGGAATGACCTGGCGAGAGTTTTGGGGTGGGGTTCGGCGTGTGACGACGACACCCAGTTACCCCAGATACTGGAGAAACTTGAGAGAGCCAGTACAAAGATGCTGGACAG ATGGAGTATTATGGTATACGAGACCAAGTTTCCACGGCAACACTCCAGCTCCACGGTAACAGAAGACTGTAGTGAGGACTCTGAG GTGCAGCACATTCTGACCTATGAGGACTCTGTTGCAGCTCATCTCTCCAAAATACTGACATCCGATCAGCACTCTGTGGTCATTTCCTCTGCAAA AGTCCTGTGTGAGACGGTAAAGGATTTCGTTGCGAGAGTCGGCCGTGCGTATGAAAAGAACACAGAAAGCTCAGAGGAATCAGATGCCATGGCTAAAAAG TGTGGTGTATTAAAAGAGAAGTTGGACTCGTTACTGAAAACGTTAAACGAGGAAGCCCAGGCCACCAGTGTGATGCCCGCGCCTCCTCCCACCATCGCTGAGGAGCAGGACGAAGGGGAGGGAGAGGTGCTGGCTCCGCCCACAGCCCCACCCACAGTAATTCCCTGCTCACCCCGCCCAACCGCTGCCATCTTCAAACCGCGAGAACAGCTGATGCTCCGCGCGAACAGCCTGAAGAAAGCCATCAGACAAATTATAGAGCACACGGAGAAAG cgGTGGACGAACAGAACGCTCAAACGGAGGAGGTTTTTGCTTCTCTGCCAGCTGAGGAGGAAGACGAGGACGATGAAGCTGATAAATTATCTCTACAATCTTCATACAGCAACAGAGCACGACCAAGTAGAAGAG CCTCCAAGACTCCGTGTGAGAAGCTCATCTGTAAAGGGAGTCTGTCGATAGGCAGCTCCGCCTCACTTCCTGCCCAGACGGGAAGTAGGGAGAATATGCCCATGCTGAACACCAAGATCCTCTACCCAA gtctCAGGGCAGGTGTGTCGGGCTCTTTCAGTGGTTCAGTCATCAGCAGGCTGTTGGTCAACGCGGACCCGTTCAACTATGACCCAGAGAACCT GGATCTGTACACAGAGAAATGTgtcatgaataattattttggaaTCGGTCTGGATGCCAAAATCTCTCTGGACTTCAACAACAAACGTGACGAGCATCCAGAGAAGTGCAG GAGTCGCACTAAAAACATGATGTGGTATGGAGTTCTGGGTACCAAAGAACTTCTTCACAGAACATACAAGAACCTTGAACAAAGAGTTCTACTGGAG tgtgacgGGAGGCCCATCCCTCTTCCGAGTCTCCAAGGTATCGCCGTGTTGAATATTCCCAGTTACGCAGGAGGAACTAACTTCTGGGGCGGAACTAAAGAGGATGAT ACGTTTACGGCGCCGTCGTTTGATGATAAGATTCTAGAGGTGGTGGCTGTATTCGGCAGCATGCAGATGGCCGTTTCTAGAGTTATTAATCTTCAACATCATCGTATCGCACAG TGTCGAATGGTGAAGATCACTATTCTAGGTGATGAAGGTGTACCTGTACAGGTGGATGGAGAGGCCTGGATTCAGCCGCCAGGATACATCCGAATAATCCACAAGAACCGCACACAAACCCTCACCAGAGACAGG GCGTTCGAGAACACACTGAAGTCGTGGGAGGACAAACAGAGAGGAGAGATTCCACGGCTCGTATCTCAGCATGCTTCACAGCCGGAGGTCGTTTCTGAAGAGGAAACGGCTCAGATCAGTCTGTTTGGACAGGCGGCTGGTGCTCTGAtacacag tatcaGGGAAGTGGCACAGTCTCATCCCACTATCGAGCAGGAATTAGCTCACGCGGTAAACGCCAGTTCTAAAGCCATGGACCTGGTGTACGCAAACTCTAAAAGCAGCGGG ggTTTGACATGTAATGTGGTGATGGACATGGTCAGTAATGTAACAGCTCTTCACAGTGAAACTGAACTGTTGCTCTCTGGAAAGATGTGTCTG caGTTGGATCCTCCTCAGCGGGATCAGCTGATTGGTGCGTTGGGATCTGTCACTCAACAGTTATGTACGCTGACAGATATCAGCTGGCTCAGTCAACTCATTGACCCGGCtgacgaggaggaggag gGTCAGATGTCTGATTTCTCCAAGAGGAGTCGCAGTGCTAAATTCCGTCTCGTACCCAAATtcaaaaaagataaaaacaacaaaaataaggaGACGTGTGCCGCCCTCAACATGCCTG TGTATACGTGGGGGGTTGATAAGGTGGCCGTGTGGTTGGAGATGCTGTGTCTCTCAGAGTACAAAGAGATCTTCATCAGACACGATGTCAGAGGACCAGAGCTGCTTCAGCTGGAGAGGAGAGACCTGAAG gactTGGGCGTGACTAAAGTCGGCCACATGAAGCGGATTCTGCAGGGAATCAGAGATTTGAGTCGAAACAGCACAGTCAGCGAAGCCTAG